The window ACATCCTGGAGCTTTGCCCTGTCTGAGCCGGGATGGAAACGCCAGTGAGATGGAGCCACTGCGTCTGTGAGCGCTTTCCTGCTCTGATTCTAACCTCAATCAATCTCCTGCCATCCAATCAGAGAGCCTCGGCGTCTCCAGCTGTGGTACCTGTGATTAGTGGAGCCACCGGGATGCAGTCGCCTCCTGTGGATGATGTGAGCTGCATCAGGCTCCCACTGAGACGCTGAGGGCTCCTGGTTTTTCAGCAGGATGACGGCGTTGGAGAGAAACAAACGGAGGATGACAGGTGTCGAAGGTTGTGATGTGAGAACATGAGCAGCTTCATAATTTCAACCTGagctgagagctgctgctgatggcactcatcgattgattgattatttccCGCAGAGCCTGGTGTACGAAGTCAGTCACATCCAACACAAACAACCTGACCTGAGCACCCATGATGCTCGGCTGTAACACTGAGCTGAACTGATCCATAATAAATCAGGATTTAAATACTCCAGGGTGATGCAGCTCATACAGAGGCTTATATTGGGTAGGTGGATGGATATAAAGATGAATACatcgatggatggatggatggatggatatgtACAgtagttagatagatagatagatagatagatagatagatagatagatagatagatagatagatagatagatagatagatagatagatagattgatagatggatagatggataaatagatagattaTGTGACTCTAACTCAACAGGCGTCCTCACCACGTTTGCACCTCTTTTCAGGTTGactgtgtctttctttttcttcttgggCACAATAGCTGTGAAATGTGCTTTCTCACTATTCATCCCCCTCGCTCAGCACCGGCTCCATTGATGAGACAGAGGGGGAAAttggctgctctctctctctctctccctttttgtCTCATCCACATCTCAACCACTCTCAGCACGGAGAGCTCAGCTGTTTTGTTCCTCTTTGTGCGCGCCTCTTGTCGACATGGGCGCACATGCAAGCATGCGTAACATACTGTATGCAGACAATGTAGCAGCCTATATAGCTCAAGAGGAATTTTAATTGGCAGGGTTCAGACGTTCGATTTGGCACTGGTGAACGGAAAGCGTCTTGTGTAGATTCAACAGAGGAACATCTCCTCGACAAACAATAAGGTCGGTGAAGTTGGGAGTGAGCAgctgatggaaagcaggtgatTCCCATTTGCTCTTTTACTATCCCAGTTCCTGTTCAGTCAGGGGATACGTTGCCCCGACAGCCAGGGGGTCTCGGAGTGACCCTGACCCACAAGAGGCCCATAGATTTCCAGGCTTACACACTAAGGTCACGCCCGGTCAACGTTTGGGTTCAGCTCGGGGACACATGGCATTAATTGGGCTCAAAGATACAGTATGTGCCCGGTGGTCTCTTTACTCAGCAGCAGCCTGAATGTCCGCCAGCCTTCTTTTATCACTAGATTCTCTCGTTTGTTTTATGTCCAGCGCCAAAGGGCCAAAGATGTTTACCCACATGCACGAacagcatcatcagcatcatcataaTTGATAAAAATGCCTTTTCCTGATGGCTATAATGTCTTTAGTTGTATGACACAACGGCAGACCTGGagctgtgtgtttattatgtaaCGTTGTGAAGACGAGATATGAAGTGatgagggggggaggagggataTTGTGCCCCCGAGCCTCCAATGGGAAGATGAGGGTCAGGAGGCGGAGCGGGGGGGACGTGGTGGAGGTCGAGgatggaggggaaggagggatgtCGAGgatggaggggaaggagggatgggaggagggggtggaggtcGAGgatggaggggaaggagggatgggaggagggggtggaggtcgaggatggaggtgaaggagggatgggaggaggggtggaggtcgaggatggaggtgaaggagggatgTGAGCAGGTTCTGGTTTGTGCGTTAAGGTCAGGCACCGAGGCGCCGCGGTGGGGGATCTGTTTAGACCTTCAGGAGACCGGAGGTTTCACAAAGACGAAGCTCTAAGGTCAAACTGTCAGTGGGGTCAGTGTTCTTGGTCCTTTTGCTGCTGATCAAGATGAGGAGACATTTAAAATCTGTCtcataaagaacaaaaagacCATTTTTGTATCGTGAGTTTCTGCCACATCTCAACTTTTACACATAGTCACAGAAAGGGAGGGGGAAATGGATTTTTGGGCACAaggttttctctctgctcacgAATTTTCTATTAGGTGTAGTATTATTATTCTTGCTCTAAAAATCATTTTGCACTGTCCACTTCTATTGGTATTGACTATTagcacatccatccatctacctTTTTGACTGCATAAGTTGTGTACTTATATGATGTGTACTTTTATGTTGTCCGATTACTTATAtgttgttacatgttgtgttacTTATATGTTGTTTACTTCTATATTGTGTACTTGCATgttgtgttacatgttgtgtgacTTGTATGTTGTGTACTTGTATGTCGCCTGAGTACTTACATGTTATCTACCTGTGCCTTATTGACTGCGTACTTATATGTTGTATTACCTACATGTTGTGTGACTAGATCGTGTGTTACTTAAATGTTGTGTACTTAGATCTTGTGTTACTTATATGTTGTCTACCTATATGTCAGAGAGAAATGGATTCAACCCTGTCTATTTCCTGTTCATATGGCatatctctccccctctctcactccctctctctcaccccctctctatctatctatctatctatctatctctctctctctctctctctctctctctctctctctctctctctctctcgccccccttctctctatctatctgttgAGACTTTATGGAAATCTATTACCACCACATGTCCTCATCATTAAACCACTAGATAAATATATCTTCCCTCGTGTTTTCCAGTTTGTGTCGTGAAACCAACCCAGTGGGGGTGTGGAGCTTCTCACCTGACGAACATGATGATCCCAACTTTAGCTATATCGTCCCGGATAACTTTCCACGACTCCTTGATCATCTGGATGTGACGCTCGCTGGGATGCGGACGCGCagcagcatcctcctcctcctcctcctctgggctCCTCTCCCCAAACTCCGCTTTTGCTGCCAGACCTGAAATCGCGCAGCCCATTcttcataaagaaaaacaaagataaacaacaAGTGAAATGGCACAATCCAGGgcaggaaaaagaggaggggcTGATTGGTTAGTTGGTTCCAGAGGAAACCCGAGGTTGTTGCATCTGGTTGAAGTGCGCGACTCCACTGGGGTCTGTGACTGCTCCTCTGGTGGGTATCACTGATCAGTGAAGTCAcgtcagtaaacacacagacaggatgtAAGGTCGGgtcatttctttcaaaataaaaaccctcTCCAATTAGCCACTTGCAGCAGGCACaggtctttttattttgaagcgcAACCTACTCAACTTCCGGTATTAACATATGTGTTTCTGGTTGACTTGATGCagcatttgatttgattcaattcagacacacacacacacacacacacacacacacacacacacacacacacacacacacacacacacacacacacacacacacacacacacacacacacacacacacacacacacacacacacacacacacacacacacacacacacacacacacagtctctctatTGCCATCAACACATcttacacttaaaaaaatacaatgtttaATCAActcaaatatatgtatttttttaattaaaggtaTCAATTCAGATAATGTTACTTGTTGATTTTAATTAgcaattttttgtatttttcagtgtatgttattaaaaacaaaagtactGAAGTGCTAAGTCTTAAAGCAAACTGGCTTTGCTCGTTTAACAATATGCATTACTGTACATTTTAACCATGGACAGTATAAAAAGATTGATGACGCGTCTTCCATTAAAAATATGGAAACATTGAACCAGTTTAATAAGGAAGTTGTAGATCTAACTCTACCGACCACAGGACAAATGGATGGAAGATTAAAGAGGACAATGACAATCCATGGACACTTgaccatttctgtttttattgaaaatacgGGAAACTTCAAGTATGAAacaatcatttttttcctgtaactgaaatttaaaaagtaaaattgttACTGCTCAGTATTTACACAAGGCCACTCTCTCCCAAATATACAGTTTCATAAATAATATCTAAGAAAATATACAACATGTTGAGAAATTAAAGCTCCTGTGACACAGTATGTGAGGACAGTTGTAGAAGCAGCTACAGTAAAACGTGGAAGCCAGTTACCGCGGTGACGGCATGCGTTCAAAGTTGACAAAAGTTAAAAGGAAACTGTCTTTGGTGTTCGGTCAGAGACCCTCGTCAGTGAGACGGCAGTGTTCATgctgaaaaaaaagatcagtCTGTGTTTGTCCACCTCCACTTTGCTTCCTGAAACTCCAGCTTACAGTTTACGTGGTCACGTGATAATAGAGCTATAGTGACTATAGCAGGAATCACCAACAGTGGGtgcatataataataaagtaggACCTAATCTTTAACTGATACAGGAAactatttacacattttttacataaagTTGAAATTGTACAGTGCAGGTAAAGACCCAATGTACAAATAATGCAATACACCTTTTTAAAGACAACACACTTCCCTCTCATAAACCCAACAAATAACCAACAATGTCCCTTTCATGTTAAACACAATTCATCACAGAATGTCTCCTGTACTAAAACACTGTGCGGACAGTAAGCTGCATTCTTTTAAGGgacaagatgaaaaagaggatgtTGAGAAGCGTTAGATAACTGGCAGATGTTTCCTGATaatagaaataaacatgattcaCGCGTTCATCAGCTTAAACTCTGGAATTTCTCCCGTAAGCTTTTCACTAGATTACTCTCCGACATCTTCCCTGAACTGAAAATGGAGGACTTTTCTGCACAGCCAGGATCATCCTGGGTGAGGTGGTCCAGGTCTTGGAGTTTTCCTGcagtgcagcagctcctcacagGATCCTGGAGGTTCTGCACTTCGTGGAGGGGAAGAGACCCGATGTGGTCCAAGGAGCTCCACCTGCACAGCAGGGGCTGAGGCCGTGGCTGAGGCTGGGGCCAGTCCTCTACGGCTGGACCTTTTTCACAATGTGTCCTGTCTGTCAGAGCTTTGTGAAGGTCTGAGGAGCTGCTGTACTTGTGTGAGCAGCCGttacacacactgctgcagcactCCAACATCCCCATTGTGCAGCTATCTGTTAGTTTGGAGGAGTGGGTGTATTTGGAGCGAAGTTCTTGCACGTCCGGCCAGTGGAATCTCTCCGTCTGTGAGCTTTGAGGGCAGGTGTCTGAGCTCTGGGAGATGGCACCAGAGCTGGGGGTCTGGACTGGGCTCGGAGAACGCACTTCATGGATGACCATCTGATCAGAACCAATCAGGGGCAATCTCAGGCTGTGTTTacctgtatacacacacacacacacacacaaaaacaaaacatacaaagaATCAGTTTTATCTACACGAGAACAAGTGATATGTTACTGCAAGAGAAAGCAATCAACTGCCTCCTGTTTACCCTTTTtcctcagctgcagcctctcctcGTGGACAGCAGGCACGCTCTTCAAGCCCTGCTGATTGGCTGCGTCTCGGTTCCTCTGCCACACCATAGGCCTGTTGTTCTTGATGCGTTGGCTGTACTGACGAGCCAGCTGGAACAccttgtttttcatctttcccATGTCTTGCAGGATCTGTTCCTCATCCAGACTCGCTCGGAAGCTGATGATCTTCGGCAGCTGGTTGTGGTTTAAGTGGTTCTTCTCTTGGGACGGAGGAGTTTTACTCGGTGTAGATCCGCCCTCTGTCAGTGGAGAGGTTGTGCTGGGTGATGAGATGGAGGAACTATCTGAGGCAGCGCATGTTTCAGACTCTTCTAAAATCGGAGGCGGTTGTTCGCTGCTTTTAACATCGGAAGTGTCGAAGCTCATATCCTGTGCTGCTTCCAATCTCGAGTCAttatctttctcctcttctatcTGCAGGACGTCCTCCTCCATTTCCATGTCTTGCCAAACCTTGATCATTTCTTCTGAGCTTCtgaactcttcctcctctgtggttgAGGCTTCACTGATGCACTGAGGTCTCGCCATGGCCTCCGCTGCTCTCTTCGGTTCGGTTTTCTGACGGGTTTCAGCGTTTCGACTCTTTTCTAATCCAGGAAGGTCGAACACAGACCAGGAAGTGGGCCGGTTCCGAGAGAGGCCCTTCCTGTGCGCTGGGACGGCCTGCTCCTGAGGAATGCTGTTCAGCTGTCGGCTCAGGTGTTGAACCAGACCTGCCGGGATGTAGGAGAGACTTTCCCGGCGCTTGATGCTGAAGTTAGCATCCTGGTGCTCGGCATCCTCGTAGTAACTCCTGATCTTGTGGATGAGGAGACGATCTTGTTTGGAAAGTGTGGACCTCCGTTCTCCTTCGACGAGGACGTCCAGTGCAGGGTTGTGTGCAGGCGTCGACAGATTGACCTCTGAGGGGGTCTGAGGCTCCGGGGTTGAGCTCTCGAACATTTGGGTCTGTTCCTCCAAGTCCATGCAGGCCGAGGGGCTTTTGAAGACTTCGTTttctgctggaggagagggacaggCGAGGGAACCCAGGTCCTCTGACACTAGGCTGCTCCGTCTGGACAAGCTGTGGATGAATCGCTCAGCTATCACGCTCGCCTGGTCCAACACGGATGAGGGAAGGATGCTTTTACAGTCCaacatgtcctcctcctcctctgagagCTCCCCGTTTGTCAGTACACTCGCCTCCTCCACTTGGAGACCAGAGGAATcgctccctccttcttcttcctcctctccagttTCTCTTGAAGTATCCTGAGTTTCTAGGGTGTCGTCGTCTTTTTGAGGGGGGGACACAGGAGACTCGGGACACTGGGAGTGCTGCACCTCCGGCTgatccctcctcttctctggaGGGACGCAGTCTAGAGGACAAATCTCCTCCACGTTGACCTGAAACACGATAGGAGTGTTTACAAAGTAGCATGTAATGAGCAAAAGAGACATAAGGACAGCAAGCACTCTCCAATCCCCATAAACGTAATGGACCTTTTCAAAGTCAACCCGACAGTTTAATCCACAGCAGCCACAATTTACGATGCATGTGTTTTATCCTTGGGGACCCACTGGAGCTTTATTACAGTGACCTGTTTCTATGTGCAACATGTACGTGTGGTAAAAATTGCAATGACACTGTGACTGCATTTACATTCTGGCTGCTAACACCTCCTCGCTGCACCATTTAGGACGCCCTTGGAGAGTTTAACGGCGAGCACGGTGATGTCAGCGGCCCTAACAGCGTCTGTGATATTGGCGCCCCCGACATTGCTCGCTGTGCTGATGTTGCCCTTGTCGGCCATTATTCTAAATGTGTTTCCAGTTGTTGCCTGCTTGTGTGGAGTGCCTGCAATTTCTAAAAGTGCAGCTTGGGGCTGTGTGGTGGAGATAAGGTTAGAAAAGAATTACAAACTCTACTCTGTTCAGGTGCAGAGAATCATGAGAGCAGCACCTGGCCTCCAAATCAAATGTTGACCACAGAGCAGCggttaagagtgtgtgtgtgtgtgtgtgtgtgtgtgtgtgtgtgtgtgtgtgtgtgtgtgtgtgcacttatATCTTTGagaggaccattttgagctaGGAACCTttggagtgaggacattttagcaCTTTTTTCAAAGGggtgtttgagggttaagacttggttctAGGATTAGAGTTAGGGTGAGTTTGAGATTTAAAGAAAGTTCCACATTATAAAGTCCCTCATTAAGACCATAATTGACTGGTTTAAATCTCACCCTAAgacaaaatgaatcaataagTAAGCTAATAGaataattgaagaaaaaaataggGAAGAAATATGTGTGTTAATAAgacaacaaataacaataaatcacagcaacaataaatataatagataaataataaattgtatttagtAGTATTCAAACTGACCACCTGACATTAAGGCGCCATTAtgccaatgaatgtcctcactaagatagaagtacaatgCTGTttgtacgtgcgtgtgtgtgtcattttaatttaaatgaaaacaaacatacagtGGCTATTATAAAAGCTCCAGGCATAATTCAAATAGGCcaaatagaaaataacagctgaaaacacactgaaagaTTAATGTCATAGTAAATAGAAAATAGTCTAAACCCTTACAACACAGTTAGCTGTACAGTGGGTATGAGGATATATGGGCATAATGTAACACAGTGAATACACATTAGTGTCACATCTGACCTCAGGGACACGTGTGGAAATGATGCTGAATGGATGTGTGGACACTAATTGCGGACGGCTTTATTAACTACCTGTGTAGTGAGGGCTTTTTTAATAGCCTCGTCCacgtgtttctcctcctgcctcccagTTTCTGTCTCAGCTTTCACTTCAGTCACAAATCTGTCGGGATCGTCCTGAgagcataaaaacaaatagaaactcaacaaacacactaacGTTTAATGTTTGAAACAGCCACTACAATAAAAGGGTTTCAATTGAACCATCATGGATTAATGCATAATTCAGAATAAATACTGGTATAATAAGTGACCTCAACAAAGAAGGGAGAAAGGGGAAATATGATTATCAAAGAGCAAAGCTCTCgccataataataatcatttaatcAGATGGCAACATTAAGCTTTGAATTACATTCAACAGGGCGCCACTGGTTTTATGCAAATGCAGGCAATGGTTTCAACAACATGAGCATCAACATCAATCATGTCCGAAAAACACAATTATGAAACACGGCACACAATTACTGGAACTACACAGATGAGGAGGACAGACACAGGAGCAGAGTGCATGCACAGAGGGACGACCTTCAGCTCCACAAGCAGACATGCACCAAGTTAAGTTGCAGCCATTCCTTCTTAGAGCAGATTAGGAAATTCCATGCACTTCAACATCAATTTGACAAGAGGTATTAATGTGCACAGGGCAAATGGTAGCAGGTGTTAGTTGGTTCTGTTTGTGAAGTAAAAATAAGCGAGAGGCACGTGAGCGAGCGTGGGAGAAAGAGTGGCAGGGAGTATTGGTAAGCCGGCGGAATGGAGGACAAAAATGGGAAACCCGTGGGTGGCAGAAACCCTCACCGTTGTGAAGTGAGTAGAAAGCAAAGCCCTGGCTCTAAAGTGCCAGCAGGAGATGGCTGCCAGCACTGAGTTGGCAAAGTCGGCTACCTGGTCATCTCCCATAAGTATATCTTCCTTGTaactctccccctccccctcatcctcctcctcctcttctgccttCTGCAGCTCCAGACCCCCCTCACTGCGTGAAGAGCCCAGTTTCGGGCCAGTGTCAGTGGGCCTTAGCTGCTCCAGAGAGTCCCTTCTGGGGATCAGATCGTCCAAACATGGCCTCTCAGCCTGAGGGTCATCGAGACTGGAGGCCAGCGTTCTGACAGCAGCGGCTGGCTGAAGGGTGCGCCTATCCCCCAGCAGTGTACCCTCACTGTCTGCATGCTGTAGCGTGAAGTCAAAGACATGTGGTTTGTTATCGCAAGGCCAGTGCTGGAGCATGATTGTGATTACAAAGAGCTGTAAATGGGATGTGAGAtatgatttgtctttgtttaggCCAAGTCAAAGTATGTTCTGTGCAGATTAGGTTTTTTCTACtttcaaatgttttggtttcacttcttTTGGGATTAGAATGGAAAGTCTGAACTGCTGAATCAAAACTGGATAAACCATATCTCACCACAGCACACCCGACATAAAGTGTTGTGctacaacagaataaacaaaaaagCTTATCAGGgtttaataaaagacaacatttgGATTTCAGACGCTTACCTTCAGCACAGCTTCATGGAGAACAAAGAtaaagaagagggggagagataaaCAAATGAGAATGTCAATAACTCGAAATGAAAAAAGTCTGAATATCATAGGACAGAATAACCTGAATACCACACGAGTCTTATACAAGCTCCAACAGAAGGGAGTGAGTGAGGCGGTTGTTACTCTGGCCCAGACTTAAGGGAGGTCTTGTGATTAGATAAATACCAATTAGAAACATCTTCCTCTCAGTGGCTTAGACTGGACATGATTCAATTAGCCAGGATGTGATGAGCCACTCCCTCACCGATATGGAAGGCTGACGTGGACATTGTTTCTTCATTACACTGATTCCAAAAATTGATCTGGTCTGGGAGCAGAGAAGAACTGGGGACAAGGAATACAGAGGTTTTCTCTTTCATAATGGCCAATTATAGAAGATGAGAGCAGGAGGACGCGCAGATCTGAGGCTGAGTCGGACTATTGAAAAGAGCTTGTGTATGACAAAGCCTTGGGCCGATGTGCAATATAATTAACTTCATTATGAGGGAGGCCAGTGGAGTGGAGTGGGGGGGTGGGAGCGAGTGTGCGTGTCTTTTGATCTGTTCTCCAGGTGTCTTTGTGGGAGAACAAAGCGAAAGTGCAATGGCGATGAAAAAAGCTCTTTATTTCACGGAGACATAAAATAACCTCAGTTAGGAGGCCGCTGGATAGCACCATGAACGAGGATCAAACTGAACGGTGGTTAATACGTTTACACCCATACTACAACGTGTTCTTTTAAAAACGCATCCACTCTGGTACGGATAAGCctggcatccacactactacTACTTTAGAGCCGCTACAAttgagaagtttggaaaagctCCTGGCCGCATGGGGCTGCATTTGAGTCTAGCCAAGCAGAAACAGAGCGGTTTAGAAATTCTGACGTAGACAACTGGTATATAGACTATATAGAAAATGgcgttttaaaacaaatgagtaATATGGATGTAGCCAAAATCTGCCCGTTTGTCCCCGGGATTCCTGAAATGGAGAATGAACGTCCACTGAACCTCACCATGTACCAACCTTTTGTGCTCCTCATGATTCGTTTTGCAGGCTCTGAAAGGGGAGAAATTGAAAATGGGACAGCTCAATAAAGGTTTAGGTGACAATTAAtgatcaacaaaataactatAGAACTATATTGAACAGATACAAGAAGGACTTTACGGATACAAGATCGGGTGAGAATTGTTTACCTGATCTCCTTCGCCCCTTTCGTCCTCCCTGATGGAAGTCGTCCGCCTGGCAGGACTCTCTTTTATTCAGCCTCTCAGGACTGTAGTGGTACTTTCCTAGATCTGCACAGTAGAGAAATACGTCATTACACTTCAGAGCtgcaattacaaaaaaaaatttctCCCAATAGTCGGATGTGTTCTGGGCTACGCCTTCCTGGTAAATTAAACAGCAATATATATTTACCACTGAAAATGAACCACCCTTTTTTATTGTCAAGCAGCATCttctgttgccatggatacTGTTAAAGTGGTTTGTGCATGTCTAATGTTACCATATTTGTGACACTTACAGTTTGAGTTGTCCAGGATGGCATCTTTTGCCTTTGAAGAAAGAGACAGTGTGATATGATGAGAGGCAGATCTTtagctttctctttctctgaggAGAAAGGACATCGTTTtgagggactttttttttttttaccttctggGGAACGATGGTGTTGTGGTTCTCAAGAATGAGCCTCTTAATGTGATGAGCCCAGAGACGCTTTTCCTCTACTGACTTGGCCTGAAACAACAAGTACTTGTCATTTAGAAAGTCATTCTTCAGCTTAACAAATAGAATAGAAACAAACTGGCACTCAGTGTATATCTCCTCCGAGGCCCAACATTCtcctcatgaaaacacattcaaattcacttgatccaggttttgatttggatctgcacgCAATTGCACGCACTCATAAAACGTCTTTCTTTttatgatccatgaattattctctgggaaatcaaccAAAATATTGACAAAGGTCCTATTCCACAATGTTTAAGAgcccccctgatctggatctgcaccaacattgtaatggcttcttccttttctcatttCCCTCCACCAAATTTCGTGGTAATCGGTTGGGCAGTCATTTTTGCGTTATCCTGCTGACAGGAATGCAGAACTGACATAACGGTGGAAACCACTGTCTCTtaagttttttaagaaaaaaaggtttggttAACACTACAAATGACGATATTACGGCAAACATCAAACTAATCAGGCCTCTGGTGGTTTTCTGATCATTCTGACCAGATGATTAAACTGCAGTTGTACATGTTGTGTAACTGTGCAACAGAAGGAAAAAGGTTGACAGTTACTGGTGATCGACATTTACCTGCACTGTATGTGGCTGCTTGGGATGCTTGAAATGGATGACACTGAAGAGCAGGGGATCCTTGGCACTGTCAAGCAGCATTAGGGTGGAGCACTGCAACCACAATGAATGTAGAGATAAAACTGAGGCTTCAGTCAACTTAATTTGCTACTTCAAAGAATATGTCTTTATGATATAGATCTTAAGGTGTTGAACACAAGATATGATGTTATTTGACCTTCTGTTCAATCTATAAATCACCATTTACCTTCATCTACATTTCTAAAGTACTAAATCATTAATGAGTGAAAATGAACCCTACCAAGATGTGCGTCTTATAGACATAGTGTTCCCCTCGTTTCTTGGTAAAGAGGAGCATCTTTTCGAAGAGGAAGAGTGTGCGGGTGTTCTTCGCCCTCAGGACATGAAACGTGCCCTCCAGCACCAGCTCTCCATAGGTGGTCAGGTCAGGACCCTTCCAGTTGATCAGAAGAGACTGTATCTCCTGCAgatgaaaaatacacacacacacacacacacacacacacacacacacacacacacacacacac of the Hippoglossus stenolepis isolate QCI-W04-F060 chromosome 10, HSTE1.2, whole genome shotgun sequence genome contains:
- the LOC118116258 gene encoding pleckstrin homology domain-containing family G member 3 isoform X2, which translates into the protein MEDHEPPGCSTLKIFKLWNCFHIISQIRWHLPTSLASSRGLSAMPEGSHSALHQGPMGEESPQFSSLLLTSNHDQANMDLGQDCYSRLCAEPLDGEGERPVSLVSTLSSDSSRDSRSLFGSTIAIPSSNTPPIPCGEDIDLELSPAKGNGEQAGDQSPTFTSSRGRWQEKLEPRVISHQWNNNNAASNRKVNAEIPHITASPVVTNAMAPNPKLTYVDRVVMEIIETERMYVKDLRSIVEDYLAHIIDMSNLPIRPEQVCALFGNIEDIYEFNSELLQSLDMCENDPVAIARCFVDKSEYFEIYTQYCTNYPNSVAALTDCMRSKTLAKFFRDRQAALKRSLPLGSFLLKPVQRILKYHLLLQEIAKHFDPDEEGNEVVQEAIDTMTGVAWYINDMKRKHEHAVRVQEIQSLLINWKGPDLTTYGELVLEGTFHVLRAKNTRTLFLFEKMLLFTKKRGEHYVYKTHILCSTLMLLDSAKDPLLFSVIHFKHPKQPHTVQAKSVEEKRLWAHHIKRLILENHNTIVPQKAKDAILDNSNYLGKYHYSPERLNKRESCQADDFHQGGRKGRRRSEPAKRIMRSTKAVLKHADSEGTLLGDRRTLQPAAAVRTLASSLDDPQAERPCLDDLIPRRDSLEQLRPTDTGPKLGSSRSEGGLELQKAEEEEEDEGEGESYKEDILMGDDQDDPDRFVTEVKAETETGRQEEKHVDEAIKKALTTQVNVEEICPLDCVPPEKRRDQPEVQHSQCPESPVSPPQKDDDTLETQDTSRETGEEEEEGGSDSSGLQVEEASVLTNGELSEEEEDMLDCKSILPSSVLDQASVIAERFIHSLSRRSSLVSEDLGSLACPSPPAENEVFKSPSACMDLEEQTQMFESSTPEPQTPSEVNLSTPAHNPALDVLVEGERRSTLSKQDRLLIHKIRSYYEDAEHQDANFSIKRRESLSYIPAGLVQHLSRQLNSIPQEQAVPAHRKGLSRNRPTSWSVFDLPGLEKSRNAETRQKTEPKRAAEAMARPQCISEASTTEEEEFRSSEEMIKVWQDMEMEEDVLQIEEEKDNDSRLEAAQDMSFDTSDVKSSEQPPPILEESETCAASDSSSISSPSTTSPLTEGGSTPSKTPPSQEKNHLNHNQLPKIISFRASLDEEQILQDMGKMKNKVFQLARQYSQRIKNNRPMVWQRNRDAANQQGLKSVPAVHEERLQLRKKGKHSLRLPLIGSDQMVIHEVRSPSPVQTPSSGAISQSSDTCPQSSQTERFHWPDVQELRSKYTHSSKLTDSCTMGMLECCSSVCNGCSHKYSSSSDLHKALTDRTHCEKGPAVEDWPQPQPRPQPLLCRWSSLDHIGSLPLHEVQNLQDPVRSCCTAGKLQDLDHLTQDDPGCAEKSSIFSSGKMSESNLVKSLREKFQSLS
- the LOC118116258 gene encoding pleckstrin homology domain-containing family G member 3 isoform X1, whose amino-acid sequence is MEDHEPPGCSTLKIFKLWNCFHIISQIRWHLPTSLASSRGLSAMPEGSHSALHQGPMGEESPQFSSLLLTSNHDQANMDLGQDCYSRLCAEPLDGEGERPVSLVSTLSSDSSRDSRSLFGSTIAIPSSNTPPIPCGEDIDLELSPAKGNGEQAGDQSPTFTSSRGRWQEKLEPRVISHQWNNNNAASNRKVNAEIPHITASPVVTNAMAPNPKLTYVDRVVMEIIETERMYVKDLRSIVEDYLAHIIDMSNLPIRPEQVCALFGNIEDIYEFNSELLQSLDMCENDPVAIARCFVDKSEYFEIYTQYCTNYPNSVAALTDCMRSKTLAKFFRDRQAALKRSLPLGSFLLKPVQRILKYHLLLQEIAKHFDPDEEGNEVVQEAIDTMTGVAWYINDMKRKHEHAVRVQEIQSLLINWKGPDLTTYGELVLEGTFHVLRAKNTRTLFLFEKMLLFTKKRGEHYVYKTHILCSTLMLLDSAKDPLLFSVIHFKHPKQPHTVQAKSVEEKRLWAHHIKRLILENHNTIVPQKAKDAILDNSNYLGKYHYSPERLNKRESCQADDFHQGGRKGRRRSEPAKRIMRSTKAVLKHADSEGTLLGDRRTLQPAAAVRTLASSLDDPQAERPCLDDLIPRRDSLEQLRPTDTGPKLGSSRSEGGLELQKAEEEEEDEGEGESYKEDILMGDDQVADFANSVLAAISCWHFRARALLSTHFTTDDPDRFVTEVKAETETGRQEEKHVDEAIKKALTTQVNVEEICPLDCVPPEKRRDQPEVQHSQCPESPVSPPQKDDDTLETQDTSRETGEEEEEGGSDSSGLQVEEASVLTNGELSEEEEDMLDCKSILPSSVLDQASVIAERFIHSLSRRSSLVSEDLGSLACPSPPAENEVFKSPSACMDLEEQTQMFESSTPEPQTPSEVNLSTPAHNPALDVLVEGERRSTLSKQDRLLIHKIRSYYEDAEHQDANFSIKRRESLSYIPAGLVQHLSRQLNSIPQEQAVPAHRKGLSRNRPTSWSVFDLPGLEKSRNAETRQKTEPKRAAEAMARPQCISEASTTEEEEFRSSEEMIKVWQDMEMEEDVLQIEEEKDNDSRLEAAQDMSFDTSDVKSSEQPPPILEESETCAASDSSSISSPSTTSPLTEGGSTPSKTPPSQEKNHLNHNQLPKIISFRASLDEEQILQDMGKMKNKVFQLARQYSQRIKNNRPMVWQRNRDAANQQGLKSVPAVHEERLQLRKKGKHSLRLPLIGSDQMVIHEVRSPSPVQTPSSGAISQSSDTCPQSSQTERFHWPDVQELRSKYTHSSKLTDSCTMGMLECCSSVCNGCSHKYSSSSDLHKALTDRTHCEKGPAVEDWPQPQPRPQPLLCRWSSLDHIGSLPLHEVQNLQDPVRSCCTAGKLQDLDHLTQDDPGCAEKSSIFSSGKMSESNLVKSLREKFQSLS